One window from the genome of Candidatus Zixiibacteriota bacterium encodes:
- a CDS encoding UPF0489 family protein, with product MILPQLGRLDNMRPAALDARTVYIHDDHRWVVPLIFHAQESGRLPVPCKLVCLDRHHDALPPDRERLRALRDARRAGLTGASVLNLCAEVLSPHDDDWIPAAMELGLLSDAVVLGGEGVFSRQALTDFTDHTGARHRIELTGHLGPELAAIGRFGNLLRRGQEELLWNIFDWMVAPDGRLGFRPGAPPLALSIDLDYFVIPWDTFRLPWPEEVYRGYFLTPSDQPALEGATARDILRQLIDRAGLVAVAREAGHCGGESKAAAVFADFNRLLLDGRLRLLPAE from the coding sequence ATGATCCTCCCGCAACTCGGCCGGCTCGACAACATGCGCCCCGCCGCGCTCGACGCCCGCACCGTCTACATCCACGACGATCACCGGTGGGTGGTGCCCCTCATTTTCCATGCCCAGGAGAGCGGCCGCCTCCCCGTCCCCTGCAAACTCGTCTGCCTTGACCGCCACCACGATGCGCTCCCCCCGGACCGGGAGCGTTTGCGGGCCCTGCGCGATGCCCGGCGCGCCGGGCTCACCGGGGCCTCCGTTCTGAATCTGTGCGCGGAGGTTCTCTCTCCCCACGACGATGACTGGATCCCTGCCGCCATGGAGCTGGGGCTTCTCTCCGACGCCGTCGTGCTCGGCGGCGAGGGGGTGTTTTCGCGCCAGGCCCTCACCGACTTCACCGACCACACCGGCGCCCGCCATCGCATCGAGCTCACCGGCCACCTCGGACCCGAGCTGGCGGCCATCGGCCGTTTCGGCAACCTCCTCCGGCGCGGGCAGGAGGAACTCCTATGGAACATCTTCGACTGGATGGTGGCGCCCGACGGCCGCCTCGGCTTCCGCCCCGGAGCTCCTCCCCTCGCGCTCTCCATCGACCTCGATTACTTCGTCATCCCGTGGGATACCTTCCGCCTTCCCTGGCCCGAGGAGGTCTACCGCGGGTACTTCCTCACCCCATCCGATCAGCCCGCTCTGGAGGGCGCCACCGCCCGGGATATTCTGCGTCAGCTCATCGACCGTGCCGGCCTGGTGGCGGTCGCCCGGGAGGCGGGCCACTGCGGCGGAGAGTCGAAAGCCGCGGCCGTGTTCGCCGATTTCAACCGCCTCCTGCTGGACGGTCGCCTGCGCCTCCTCCCTGCCGAGTGA
- the ybgF gene encoding tol-pal system protein YbgF, translating into MLTRTKHSAAAVLATAAAALGIALTGCVTPQRIDRLEEQIKVTQRQNIDTQNMLRNIDTTVAGEAADNRRLRADLSVTIDQLQMQIDQLQQNYSDLLQRIDELYNLLEAKGQLRSSSGAVTPPGPLPGTAPATPPAAATPDAECGTMYDDAFVLVRRAEHEQAIQAFQAFLTACPSHELAENAYYWIGESYYSLGKYPEAIAQLELLLKTFKASPNTSRALFKLGRSQEELGKKKEARQTFQRLVDDHPGTLEAEQAKERLKNL; encoded by the coding sequence ATGCTGACTCGCACCAAACACTCTGCTGCCGCCGTCCTCGCGACGGCGGCGGCCGCTCTGGGCATCGCGCTGACCGGCTGCGTCACTCCCCAGCGGATCGACCGTCTGGAAGAGCAGATCAAGGTGACGCAGCGGCAGAACATCGACACCCAGAACATGCTCCGCAACATCGACACGACGGTGGCCGGCGAGGCCGCCGACAACCGCCGTCTCCGCGCCGATCTCTCGGTCACTATCGACCAGCTCCAGATGCAGATCGACCAGCTCCAGCAAAACTACAGCGACCTCCTCCAGCGGATCGACGAGCTCTACAACCTGCTCGAGGCCAAAGGCCAGCTCCGGTCCTCCTCCGGTGCGGTCACCCCGCCGGGGCCGCTCCCCGGGACCGCTCCGGCCACGCCGCCCGCCGCGGCGACCCCCGATGCCGAGTGCGGAACGATGTACGACGATGCTTTCGTCCTCGTCCGCCGCGCCGAACACGAGCAGGCCATTCAGGCCTTCCAGGCTTTCCTCACCGCCTGCCCCAGCCACGAGTTGGCCGAAAACGCTTACTACTGGATCGGCGAGTCCTATTACTCCCTCGGCAAATACCCCGAGGCCATCGCCCAGCTCGAACTCCTCCTGAAAACCTTCAAGGCGTCCCCCAACACCAGCCGCGCCCTGTTCAAACTCGGACGCTCCCAGGAGGAACTCGGTAAGAAGAAAGAGGCCCGCCAGACTTTCCAGCGCCTCGTCGACGATCACCCCGGCACCCTCGAGGCCGAGCAGGCCAAGGAGCGGCTCAAGAACCTCTAG
- a CDS encoding right-handed parallel beta-helix repeat-containing protein, whose protein sequence is MITVPTNQPTIQAGIEAAADGDTVSVLPGVYAENINFLGKAVRVIAAGAVTDVVLEPAAATAPIVSADSGEGAGAAIKGFTIRNGAGGGVAVANGAHMAIAGNIFSGFTGGAAVLEFSRGSGSTKVCITRNIFTGNSNWACMYGWLDTDSVVILNNTLWQNTGGVVLMDLSPAVSVVKGNIVANCCDVHGEGAFRSWYVYNDQWNGEPQCGRIEYDGGLNGCFDPRFIDPSAGDFRLREESPCIDAGDPSAVYRDPDGSPNDMGAIPYTGTDYPVPLGLSFGTGRFNNVTPTVTPMFCWSYFDTALTSQAQWQVQVSSDSTWAAVDLWDPGPSFSADTSAVYAGADLRPYRKYYVRVRVGNGGAWGDWRYSAFSPVSDDIFLVPED, encoded by the coding sequence ATGATCACGGTTCCGACGAATCAACCGACAATTCAAGCGGGGATTGAGGCCGCGGCGGATGGGGATACGGTGTCCGTACTGCCGGGAGTGTACGCGGAGAATATCAACTTTCTTGGGAAAGCAGTGAGAGTGATCGCGGCAGGGGCGGTCACGGATGTGGTACTCGAGCCGGCAGCAGCGACCGCGCCGATCGTGTCGGCGGACTCGGGCGAGGGAGCGGGGGCAGCGATCAAAGGCTTTACTATTCGCAACGGAGCCGGAGGCGGCGTGGCGGTGGCCAATGGCGCGCACATGGCAATCGCGGGCAATATCTTCAGTGGTTTCACGGGGGGAGCTGCAGTGTTGGAGTTTAGCCGCGGCAGCGGGAGCACCAAGGTCTGCATTACCAGGAACATCTTCACCGGCAACTCCAATTGGGCGTGTATGTATGGCTGGCTCGACACCGATTCCGTAGTCATTCTGAACAACACGCTCTGGCAGAATACCGGGGGAGTAGTCCTGATGGATCTCTCGCCGGCCGTTTCGGTAGTGAAGGGCAATATCGTGGCCAATTGCTGCGACGTCCACGGCGAGGGGGCATTCCGCAGCTGGTATGTATACAACGATCAATGGAACGGGGAACCGCAATGCGGCCGAATCGAGTACGACGGCGGCTTGAACGGCTGTTTCGATCCCAGGTTCATTGATCCGTCGGCGGGGGACTTCCGACTTCGAGAGGAGTCGCCGTGTATCGATGCCGGGGACCCATCGGCGGTCTACCGTGATCCGGACGGTTCGCCGAATGATATGGGGGCGATTCCCTATACGGGCACGGACTATCCGGTTCCTCTTGGCTTGAGTTTCGGGACGGGGCGGTTCAACAACGTGACGCCGACAGTCACGCCCATGTTCTGCTGGAGCTACTTCGACACTGCGCTCACCTCGCAGGCGCAGTGGCAAGTACAGGTAAGCAGCGACAGCACTTGGGCAGCGGTCGATTTGTGGGACCCCGGGCCGAGCTTTTCGGCAGATACGAGCGCGGTCTATGCCGGAGCGGATCTTCGCCCCTACCGAAAGTACTACGTGCGCGTGCGCGTCGGTAATGGAGGCGCATGGGGGGACTGGCGCTACTCGGCATTCTCTCCGGTTTCCGATGACATCTTCCTGGTGCCGGAAGATTAG
- a CDS encoding biopolymer transporter ExbD — translation MPRRGRTKLPYRPMADINIANLVDVVLVLLIIFMISAPLLQSGIEVDLPKTRAAAIEEETEGIVLTIDKKGGIYINDVWSRLDNFEKNLQDEMAAKGTRSVYLRGDSVVAYGTAIGVIGRLKEMGIESIGLVTAPPQDNAAGRRGRRR, via the coding sequence ATGCCGCGCCGTGGCCGCACAAAACTCCCCTATCGCCCGATGGCGGACATTAACATCGCCAATCTCGTGGACGTTGTCCTCGTTCTGCTGATCATCTTCATGATTTCCGCCCCCCTCCTGCAGTCCGGCATCGAGGTCGATCTGCCCAAGACCCGCGCCGCCGCCATCGAAGAAGAAACCGAGGGCATCGTCCTCACGATCGATAAGAAGGGCGGCATCTACATCAACGACGTCTGGTCCCGGCTGGATAATTTCGAGAAGAACCTCCAGGACGAGATGGCCGCCAAGGGGACTCGTTCGGTTTACCTCCGCGGCGATTCCGTGGTCGCGTACGGCACCGCCATCGGCGTCATCGGCCGGCTCAAAGAAATGGGGATCGAGTCGATCGGCCTGGTCACCGCCCCGCCGCAGGACAACGCCGCCGGACGGCGCGGCCGCAGACGATAG
- a CDS encoding asparaginase has product MIPETAVLARVYRGSAVEAVHYGSAAVVDAAGELVWYAGDPYVKSMTRSAIKPFQTLALLRTGAADHYGFEPRQLAIMCGSHNGSDAHREAVKGNLERAGFTAADLQCGAHWPIGMEQARVFPAHGEERDPLRHNCSGKHSGFLALAKFLGDPPERYLDPAAKGQALVRRALAEVCEYPEAQMPAGIDGCSAPNYPLPLYNLALGFKKLAATEAAEEGLRGALRRVRDAMLAHPEMVSGEGRIDLDLARSFPGRMVCKIGAEGIEGIGLVDPPLGIAIKIADGSWRAMGAICVAIFRQLGLIDDITRFPLLGPHENPAVRNARGIVTGRIAAEVVLKRA; this is encoded by the coding sequence ATGATACCGGAAACGGCGGTGCTGGCCCGCGTGTACCGCGGGTCGGCGGTAGAGGCGGTCCACTACGGGTCGGCGGCGGTCGTGGACGCCGCGGGGGAGCTGGTCTGGTACGCGGGGGATCCCTATGTCAAGAGTATGACGAGGTCAGCGATCAAGCCGTTCCAGACGCTCGCGCTGCTGAGGACCGGGGCGGCCGACCACTACGGGTTTGAGCCGCGCCAGCTGGCGATCATGTGCGGGTCCCACAACGGGAGCGACGCGCACCGGGAAGCGGTGAAGGGCAACCTGGAGCGGGCGGGGTTCACGGCGGCCGATCTGCAGTGTGGCGCGCACTGGCCGATCGGGATGGAACAGGCGCGGGTGTTCCCGGCGCACGGGGAGGAGCGCGACCCGCTGCGCCACAATTGTTCGGGGAAGCACTCCGGCTTTCTCGCGCTGGCGAAATTTCTGGGCGATCCTCCGGAGCGCTACCTCGACCCGGCGGCGAAGGGACAGGCGCTGGTGCGCCGGGCGCTCGCCGAGGTGTGCGAGTATCCCGAGGCGCAGATGCCGGCCGGGATCGACGGGTGCAGCGCGCCGAACTACCCGCTGCCGCTGTACAACCTGGCGCTGGGATTCAAGAAGCTGGCGGCGACGGAGGCGGCGGAGGAGGGGCTGCGGGGGGCGCTGCGGCGGGTGCGGGACGCCATGCTGGCCCACCCCGAGATGGTGTCGGGGGAGGGGCGGATCGACCTCGACCTGGCGCGCTCGTTTCCGGGGCGGATGGTGTGCAAGATCGGGGCGGAGGGAATCGAGGGGATCGGCCTGGTCGACCCGCCGCTGGGGATTGCGATCAAGATTGCCGACGGGAGCTGGCGGGCGATGGGCGCCATTTGTGTTGCGATTTTCCGGCAGTTGGGGTTAATTGACGATATCACGCGGTTTCCGCTCTTAGGGCCGCACGAGAACCCCGCGGTGCGCAACGCGCGCGGGATTGTCACCGGGCGGATTGCCGCGGAGGTCGTTTTGAAGCGAGCGTAG
- a CDS encoding peptide deformylase: MAVRRIIQLGDPLLWQRSAAVAEPGSAEIAALVRDLEETLAAFRAAHGYGRGIAAPQIGVLHRVIFVRTPDGSFDGPMINPRIIGASGELREWWDSCFSFPDLLVRVARANRIRAVYVGPQGTLRELEAEGELAELLQHEIDHLDGILAVDRALSARSFATREEWERMGRPL, translated from the coding sequence ATGGCGGTGCGACGGATTATTCAACTGGGGGATCCTCTCCTGTGGCAAAGGTCGGCGGCGGTCGCGGAGCCGGGCTCGGCCGAAATCGCGGCGCTGGTGCGCGACCTGGAGGAGACGCTGGCGGCGTTCCGGGCCGCTCACGGATACGGACGGGGAATCGCGGCGCCGCAGATCGGGGTCCTTCACCGGGTGATCTTCGTGCGGACGCCGGACGGGAGTTTTGACGGCCCGATGATCAATCCGCGCATCATCGGGGCGAGTGGGGAGCTGCGGGAGTGGTGGGATTCGTGTTTCAGTTTCCCCGACCTTCTCGTGCGGGTGGCGCGGGCGAATCGGATTCGGGCGGTATATGTCGGGCCGCAGGGGACCCTGCGGGAGCTGGAGGCGGAGGGGGAGTTGGCGGAACTGCTGCAGCACGAGATCGACCACCTGGACGGGATTTTGGCGGTTGACCGGGCGTTGTCGGCGAGATCATTCGCGACGCGGGAGGAGTGGGAGCGGATGGGCCGGCCGCTGTAG
- a CDS encoding ABC-F family ATP-binding cassette domain-containing protein, which produces MELLRAEHLSFRYETQSELLLADVSFSLDHAARVGLIGNNGSGKTTLLALIRSELSPVSGSLTVRPDTRTGSLPQEVAFAEDASVEDYLWSARPDLDHLRRRLAAADQSSVDYADLVNLFYQAGGAVTEAAIAHLCAGFRLHPSLLRRPLAVLSGGEKTKVALARLLLLGPDLLLLDEPTNHLEIAALEWLETYLAGLSIPCIVISHDRRFLDVCANEIWELDRGRLTVYSGNYSFYRAAREADRRRRERICEEAQQKAKRLREAAARRRAESERTEHFKFKRSVSKRGSIQKRDAGSGRSGADSSKTMRAALALEKRLAALREQAEAQRPFLEKERRITLACPPLDAPLPLTVANLAHAFGGRSVLSGLSFSLRGGAHLGLIGPNGSGKSTLLKILAGRLEPTSGAFHWTPRARLGYYSQEHDILDPAARILDEVLQGRLAEQTRARTILAGLGLRGDRVLQTIATLSLGERSKAALAKVLFSDANVLLLDEPTNHLELAAREALEDALAGYTGTLLLASHDRYLLERITTDILDLETGRYYPGGYREYASRA; this is translated from the coding sequence ATGGAATTGCTCCGCGCCGAACATCTCTCTTTCCGCTATGAGACGCAATCCGAGCTCCTGCTTGCCGACGTCTCTTTCTCCCTCGATCACGCCGCCCGCGTCGGCCTCATCGGCAACAACGGCTCCGGGAAGACCACCCTTCTGGCGCTCATCCGCAGCGAGCTTTCCCCCGTCTCCGGCAGCCTGACCGTCCGCCCCGACACCCGCACCGGCAGCCTTCCCCAGGAGGTCGCCTTTGCCGAAGACGCTTCCGTCGAGGATTACCTCTGGTCGGCCCGCCCCGACCTTGACCATCTCCGCCGCCGCCTCGCCGCGGCCGACCAGTCGTCGGTTGACTATGCCGACCTCGTGAACCTGTTTTACCAGGCGGGCGGCGCGGTCACGGAGGCTGCGATCGCGCACCTGTGCGCCGGTTTTCGCCTCCACCCGTCGCTCCTCCGCCGCCCGCTGGCGGTCCTCTCGGGCGGCGAGAAGACCAAGGTCGCGCTCGCCCGTCTCCTCTTGCTCGGGCCCGATCTGCTGCTGCTGGATGAACCGACCAACCATCTCGAGATCGCCGCCCTCGAGTGGCTCGAGACGTACCTCGCCGGCCTGTCCATCCCCTGCATCGTCATCAGCCACGATCGCCGTTTCCTCGATGTCTGCGCCAACGAGATATGGGAGCTCGACCGCGGCCGCCTGACGGTCTACTCCGGCAACTACTCATTTTACCGCGCGGCGCGCGAGGCCGACCGCCGCCGCCGCGAGCGGATCTGCGAAGAAGCGCAGCAGAAAGCGAAGAGGCTTCGCGAGGCGGCTGCCCGGCGCCGCGCCGAATCCGAACGCACCGAACACTTTAAGTTCAAGCGCTCGGTCAGCAAGAGGGGGAGCATTCAGAAGCGGGATGCCGGTTCTGGGCGAAGCGGGGCCGACTCGTCCAAAACTATGCGCGCCGCCCTCGCTTTGGAGAAACGCCTCGCCGCCCTGCGCGAACAGGCGGAGGCCCAGCGGCCGTTCCTTGAGAAGGAGCGCCGCATCACGCTGGCCTGCCCGCCCCTTGACGCCCCTCTTCCCCTCACGGTCGCCAACCTCGCCCATGCTTTCGGCGGCCGCTCTGTCCTGAGCGGCCTTTCGTTTTCGCTTCGCGGCGGTGCCCACCTCGGACTCATCGGCCCCAACGGCTCGGGCAAATCGACCCTGCTCAAAATCCTCGCCGGCCGCCTCGAACCGACTTCCGGCGCCTTTCACTGGACCCCGCGCGCCCGCCTCGGCTACTACTCACAGGAGCATGACATTCTCGACCCGGCCGCGCGCATTCTCGATGAGGTTCTCCAGGGACGGCTGGCCGAGCAGACCCGCGCCCGCACCATCCTCGCCGGCCTCGGCCTCCGCGGCGACCGGGTGCTCCAGACCATCGCCACCCTCTCGCTGGGCGAACGCTCCAAAGCCGCCCTGGCCAAAGTTCTCTTCTCCGATGCCAATGTGCTCCTGCTCGACGAACCCACGAATCATCTCGAGCTTGCCGCCCGCGAGGCCCTCGAGGACGCCCTAGCCGGGTACACCGGCACCCTCCTGCTGGCCTCCCACGACCGCTACCTCCTGGAACGCATCACCACCGACATCCTCGACCTGGAGACGGGCCGCTACTACCCCGGCGGATACCGGGAGTATGCGTCCCGAGCCTAG
- a CDS encoding energy transducer TonB: MATRDIIFSAALHTVVIVVTLVSIPLAQKRELPFADIIRVQLTAPAQLPGRQPAAIPAPPVPQPEVDANPDLPVEPPKPVEKEAVIDKKPEKKPEKKPQPKPQPQPEESAPAASSAAGESPSGAAGSGPQTNAPVGEGSPFGGATIDNPSFTYPWWFTQAFNKIASGFHVRQAFPPDVTCVIYFEVIRSGRVIELRVDQSSGYPDFDDACMTAVSRATPFPPLPREFTDEVLGITVPFKPSQR; encoded by the coding sequence GTGGCAACCCGGGATATCATCTTCTCGGCGGCACTCCACACCGTGGTCATCGTCGTGACCCTGGTGTCCATCCCGCTGGCCCAGAAACGCGAACTTCCCTTCGCCGATATCATCCGGGTCCAGCTCACCGCTCCCGCCCAGTTGCCCGGCCGCCAGCCGGCCGCCATCCCGGCCCCGCCCGTCCCCCAGCCTGAGGTCGACGCCAACCCGGATCTTCCGGTCGAGCCGCCCAAGCCGGTCGAAAAGGAGGCGGTCATCGATAAAAAGCCTGAGAAGAAACCGGAAAAGAAGCCGCAGCCGAAACCTCAGCCCCAGCCGGAAGAGTCCGCCCCCGCGGCTTCCTCCGCCGCCGGAGAATCGCCCTCCGGCGCCGCCGGGAGCGGCCCGCAGACCAACGCCCCGGTGGGCGAAGGCTCCCCCTTTGGCGGCGCCACCATCGACAACCCCAGTTTCACCTATCCCTGGTGGTTCACCCAGGCCTTCAACAAGATTGCCTCCGGTTTCCACGTCCGCCAGGCCTTTCCGCCCGATGTCACCTGCGTCATCTATTTCGAGGTGATCCGCTCCGGCCGCGTCATCGAACTGCGCGTCGACCAATCCTCCGGTTATCCGGATTTCGACGACGCCTGCATGACCGCGGTCAGCCGCGCCACCCCCTTCCCCCCGCTTCCCCGTGAATTCACGGACGAAGTCCTGGGCATCACCGTTCCTTTCAAACCTTCGCAGAGGTAA
- the pal gene encoding peptidoglycan-associated lipoprotein Pal: MIGLALVALTLTSCGKKQVAEEAPVTQPVVTPADTATPPPPPPAPKTLTNEQLEVVYFDFDKYNLRPDAKSSLDRNFALLQEFPNAIVELQGHCDERGTVEYNLALGERRAKSVQTYLIGLGIDPARLKTVSFGKERPAVPGHDESAWAKNRRCEFHVLSQ; encoded by the coding sequence ATGATCGGGCTCGCGTTGGTCGCCCTGACCCTGACGTCGTGCGGCAAGAAGCAGGTGGCCGAGGAAGCGCCGGTGACTCAGCCGGTCGTGACCCCGGCGGACACCGCCACCCCGCCGCCGCCGCCGCCCGCCCCCAAAACGCTCACGAACGAGCAACTGGAAGTCGTGTACTTTGATTTCGACAAGTACAACCTCCGGCCGGATGCCAAATCGTCCCTCGACCGCAACTTCGCCCTCCTCCAGGAGTTCCCCAACGCCATCGTCGAACTCCAGGGACACTGCGACGAGCGCGGCACCGTGGAATACAACCTGGCTCTCGGCGAACGGCGCGCGAAATCCGTCCAGACCTACCTCATCGGCCTCGGCATCGACCCCGCCCGCCTCAAAACCGTCAGCTTCGGTAAAGAGCGCCCGGCCGTCCCCGGACACGATGAGAGCGCCTGGGCCAAGAACCGCCGCTGCGAGTTCCACGTCCTCTCGCAGTAG
- a CDS encoding MotA/TolQ/ExbB proton channel family protein encodes MDTSIAPFILAGPIWNIISNSSAFGIFILGVLVFMSLTSWAIIFAKYREFRAVEAENNKFLQTFRRARSLSEAIGQAKSHSSAPVSHIFLAGYNELTEIVGAKNEGGGLQEVKHSLADEDLASVEMVMDKTHNEQIGKLERRVIFLASTANSAPFMGLLGTVVGIMDAFWSIGERGSASLAVVAPGIAEALLATIVGLGAAIPAVIAYNWANSKLKYANDFSQNFILEFLARVRREVR; translated from the coding sequence ATGGATACTTCGATTGCTCCCTTCATCCTCGCCGGCCCGATCTGGAATATCATATCGAATTCGTCCGCATTTGGCATCTTTATTCTGGGCGTCCTTGTGTTCATGTCGCTGACGTCCTGGGCCATCATCTTCGCCAAGTACCGCGAGTTCAGAGCGGTCGAGGCCGAGAACAACAAGTTCCTCCAGACTTTCCGTCGCGCCCGCTCTCTGTCGGAAGCTATCGGCCAGGCGAAATCGCACTCCTCCGCCCCCGTCTCCCACATCTTCCTCGCCGGCTACAATGAACTTACTGAGATCGTCGGGGCCAAAAACGAAGGCGGCGGTTTGCAGGAAGTCAAACACAGTCTGGCCGATGAGGATCTGGCGTCGGTTGAGATGGTCATGGACAAGACCCACAACGAGCAGATCGGCAAGTTGGAGCGGCGCGTCATCTTCCTCGCCTCGACTGCCAACTCCGCTCCGTTCATGGGCTTACTCGGGACTGTCGTCGGTATCATGGATGCCTTCTGGTCGATCGGCGAACGCGGCTCCGCCTCCCTCGCGGTGGTCGCCCCCGGTATCGCCGAAGCTCTCCTGGCCACGATTGTCGGCCTCGGCGCCGCCATCCCGGCTGTCATCGCCTACAACTGGGCGAACAGTAAGCTGAAATACGCCAACGACTTCTCCCAAAATTTCATCCTCGAGTTCCTCGCCCGGGTGAGACGGGAGGTCCGCTGA
- the tolB gene encoding Tol-Pal system beta propeller repeat protein TolB codes for MRLSFPTILAAALLSFASSARSQSGESVRQIMFDTIQARAVEPLKVGVDQMKYIGIQYITAEDSSLMLHATAVVQRDIDFYADFDLVPLDTFYLRVYEITEVDLLGWERLGAERLVRLEAEFPGSNIRIYWRLYDVTHNQEIAKGQVEYHRAYWRELSHDVANEVVYRLTGDPGIFRTKIAYVKQLGKDLKEIFIADYDGANERQLTKTGSICLSPAFTPDGREIYFTSFLGGKADLYKVGVDDGKVVKIAAYEGINSAPAVAPDGRKIACVLSLDGDAEIYTLDIGGRIMSRLTRLRSIESAPSWSPDGRRIVFSSDRTGQPQLYVMNDDGLNERRLTFRGSYNDSPVWAPQGDRVVFVTRTDAGFNIASVDVGGSEYHMLTNLGNNENPHFAPDGKHVIFTSSRLGGTDLYTMDAGGRNQRRLTQTKNVSNPAWGPFPRR; via the coding sequence ATGAGACTGTCGTTTCCGACCATCCTCGCCGCCGCACTCCTCTCGTTCGCGAGTTCCGCCCGCAGCCAGTCCGGCGAATCCGTCCGCCAGATCATGTTCGACACGATCCAGGCCCGCGCCGTCGAACCCCTCAAGGTCGGCGTCGACCAGATGAAATACATCGGGATCCAGTACATCACCGCCGAGGACTCCTCGCTCATGCTCCACGCCACCGCGGTCGTCCAGCGCGACATCGACTTCTACGCCGACTTCGACCTCGTCCCCCTCGACACCTTCTACCTCCGCGTGTACGAGATCACCGAGGTCGACCTCCTCGGGTGGGAGCGCCTGGGCGCCGAACGCCTCGTCCGCCTCGAGGCCGAATTCCCCGGCTCCAACATCCGCATCTACTGGCGCCTCTACGACGTCACGCACAACCAGGAGATAGCCAAAGGCCAGGTCGAATACCACCGCGCCTACTGGCGCGAGCTGTCTCACGACGTCGCCAATGAGGTCGTCTACCGCCTCACCGGCGACCCCGGCATTTTCCGCACCAAGATCGCCTACGTCAAACAGCTCGGCAAAGACCTCAAGGAAATCTTCATCGCCGACTACGACGGCGCCAACGAGCGCCAGCTCACCAAAACCGGCTCCATCTGCCTCTCCCCGGCTTTCACGCCCGACGGGAGAGAGATCTACTTCACCTCGTTCCTCGGGGGCAAGGCCGATCTGTACAAGGTGGGAGTCGACGACGGCAAGGTCGTGAAAATCGCAGCCTACGAGGGGATCAACTCCGCGCCGGCGGTGGCTCCCGACGGCCGCAAGATTGCGTGCGTGCTGTCGCTCGACGGCGACGCTGAGATCTACACCCTTGATATCGGCGGGCGGATCATGAGCCGCCTCACCCGCCTCCGCTCGATCGAATCGGCTCCGAGCTGGTCGCCCGATGGCCGGCGGATTGTCTTCTCCTCCGACCGCACCGGCCAGCCCCAGTTGTACGTGATGAACGACGACGGCCTGAACGAGCGTCGCCTCACCTTCCGCGGCAGCTACAACGACTCCCCCGTCTGGGCGCCCCAGGGCGACCGCGTCGTCTTCGTCACCCGCACCGATGCCGGGTTCAACATCGCTTCGGTCGATGTCGGCGGCTCCGAGTACCACATGCTGACCAACCTCGGCAACAACGAAAACCCCCACTTTGCCCCGGATGGCAAGCACGTGATATTCACCTCCTCGCGCCTCGGCGGCACCGACCTGTACACGATGGACGCCGGCGGCCGCAACCAGCGGCGGCTTACCCAGACCAAAAACGTCAGCAACCCCGCCTGGGGGCCCTTCCCGCGGCGGTGA